A window of the Desulfobacula toluolica Tol2 genome harbors these coding sequences:
- a CDS encoding M48 family metalloprotease produces the protein MNQSIKNNQISRRQFLKYSAFMSASVAGAACFTGCAVDPVTGKKQLMMVSQQQEIGIDKQQSPFQFSSDYGITKDAELNRYVSDVGKALLPNVHRPGMPYNFNCVNATYINAYAFPGGSIAVTRGILLKLDNEAQLAALLGHELGHVNARHTAEQISKGQLSSLLVSGVSIAAGTQSSGLGELTQQLGMLSQGLLLSKYSRDNEREADSLGNEYMVKAGYSSKGFVELMQMLNSMNREKSNSAQILFSTHPMSSERLNSAIQREQGIYRYSKNYLLNRERYMDHTASLRAKKQGIELLQQGEKHLAKKEYDKAQTAFKNSLYALKEDYTAHVLMSKCLMIMKKPAQALSYADAAKKLYPSEVQGHYVAGMANTELKQYGAAYQNFSKCDGLLPGNPQMAFYKGYCLDKKGDRSPAAHHYQTYLKLINYQPNQYSKYAYNRLKEWGYVK, from the coding sequence ATGAATCAATCAATTAAAAACAATCAAATTTCAAGAAGGCAGTTTCTAAAATATTCAGCATTTATGTCTGCATCTGTTGCAGGTGCTGCATGTTTTACCGGGTGTGCTGTTGATCCTGTTACAGGAAAAAAACAATTGATGATGGTTTCCCAGCAACAGGAGATCGGAATTGACAAACAGCAGTCACCTTTTCAGTTTTCTTCGGATTACGGCATTACAAAGGATGCTGAACTCAACCGGTATGTTTCTGATGTGGGCAAGGCCTTGTTGCCTAATGTCCACAGGCCAGGAATGCCTTATAATTTTAATTGTGTGAATGCAACTTATATTAATGCATATGCATTTCCCGGCGGCTCCATTGCCGTTACCCGGGGAATTTTATTGAAACTTGACAATGAGGCCCAACTTGCAGCTTTGCTTGGCCATGAACTTGGCCATGTCAATGCAAGGCACACAGCGGAACAGATCTCCAAAGGGCAACTTTCTTCTCTTCTCGTGAGCGGTGTCTCCATTGCCGCAGGCACTCAAAGCTCTGGCCTTGGCGAATTAACACAACAGCTTGGCATGCTGAGCCAGGGATTGCTTTTGTCCAAGTACAGCCGGGATAACGAAAGGGAAGCTGATTCTCTTGGCAACGAATATATGGTTAAGGCGGGCTATTCCTCCAAAGGATTTGTAGAGCTTATGCAGATGCTCAATTCCATGAACAGGGAAAAATCAAATTCCGCCCAGATACTTTTTTCAACCCATCCAATGAGTTCGGAACGGTTAAATTCCGCAATTCAAAGGGAACAAGGGATTTATCGGTATTCAAAAAATTATTTGTTGAACCGTGAAAGATATATGGATCATACAGCTTCCCTGCGTGCTAAAAAACAAGGCATAGAACTTTTGCAGCAAGGAGAAAAGCATCTGGCAAAAAAAGAGTATGACAAAGCTCAGACTGCTTTTAAAAACTCCTTGTATGCTCTGAAAGAGGATTATACAGCCCATGTGTTAATGTCCAAATGCCTGATGATCATGAAAAAACCTGCCCAGGCCTTGTCCTATGCAGATGCTGCAAAAAAATTGTATCCGTCGGAAGTCCAGGGTCACTATGTTGCCGGTATGGCCAATACCGAGCTTAAACAATATGGGGCAGCTTATCAAAATTTCAGCAAGTGTGACGGCCTGTTGCCGGGTAACCCGCAAATGGCTTTTTATAAAGGGTATTGCCTGGATAAAAAAGGTGACAGGTCTCCGGCAGCCCATCATTATCAGACCTATTTGAAACTGATTAATTATCAGCCCAATCAATATTCCAAGTACGCCTATAATCGTCTGAAAGAATGGGGCTATGTCAAATAA
- the murJ gene encoding murein biosynthesis integral membrane protein MurJ: MKNETILKKIGIASFIMMASVFASRVIGVFREMTIAGVGGINAGVDAYQIAFILPEILNHIVASGFLSITFIPIFAHYLSSNKEKEGYRVFSIILNGFGLLLLGFIIVTMIWAPRFVNLLAPGINDPGTFALAVKMTRIIIPAQFFFFAGGLLMAVQFANEKFFIPALAPLIYNVSIILGGLVLGPFMGMEGFAWGVLAGAFVGNFALQVMGAKKLGARYYPILCFTHPDLIRYVQLTLPLMIGLTMTFSTEILLKFFGSYLPSGSIAAMNYALRVMFIIVGLFGQAIGVASYPFMAKLARQGNIFELNRLLNKTLKFIFLVIPFCVLFIVLSREIVTILFQRGQFDAQATMVTTGILPFFMVGAFAFSAQNIVSRGYYAIQNTLFPAIFTTLCVLFSLPVIFLFMKIMGAQGVALGLSLSVIIQAFILFECWNKKSLNSEKKEVYQFFLKMIPISLMMGIILFITASGLRLFIDPATLLGSLAIAGLIGIEFLFLFFLTGSVLNIPEILIFYENIYKRIFPWLKKRLKKQMKKSQ, encoded by the coding sequence ATGAAAAACGAGACTATATTAAAAAAGATAGGCATTGCATCCTTTATCATGATGGCATCCGTATTTGCCAGTCGTGTCATCGGAGTTTTTCGTGAAATGACCATTGCCGGTGTCGGCGGCATAAACGCCGGTGTTGATGCCTACCAGATCGCGTTTATTCTTCCTGAAATTCTTAACCATATTGTGGCAAGCGGTTTTCTTTCCATCACCTTTATTCCCATATTTGCCCACTATCTTTCCTCAAACAAAGAAAAGGAAGGATACCGGGTCTTTTCAATTATTTTGAACGGGTTCGGGCTTCTTTTGTTAGGTTTTATAATTGTCACGATGATATGGGCACCCCGCTTTGTTAACCTGCTGGCACCGGGAATCAATGATCCCGGCACCTTTGCTCTTGCCGTAAAAATGACCCGGATCATCATACCTGCCCAGTTTTTCTTTTTTGCCGGCGGGCTTCTGATGGCGGTTCAGTTTGCCAATGAAAAATTTTTCATCCCTGCTCTTGCACCGTTGATATACAATGTATCCATTATTCTGGGCGGACTTGTTTTAGGCCCTTTCATGGGGATGGAAGGATTTGCCTGGGGCGTACTGGCGGGCGCATTTGTGGGTAATTTTGCACTACAGGTCATGGGCGCAAAAAAACTTGGGGCCAGGTATTACCCTATCCTGTGCTTTACACATCCTGATTTAATACGTTACGTTCAGCTCACACTACCTTTAATGATAGGGTTAACCATGACATTCTCAACGGAAATTCTCTTGAAATTTTTCGGGTCTTATTTGCCTTCCGGCAGTATTGCCGCCATGAATTATGCTCTCAGGGTTATGTTTATTATTGTTGGACTTTTCGGGCAGGCCATCGGGGTTGCCTCTTATCCGTTTATGGCAAAACTGGCCCGTCAAGGCAATATTTTTGAGTTAAACCGCCTGTTAAACAAAACATTGAAATTTATTTTCCTGGTCATTCCTTTTTGTGTTCTGTTTATTGTGTTAAGCCGTGAAATTGTAACCATACTTTTTCAAAGAGGTCAATTTGATGCCCAGGCAACCATGGTGACCACGGGAATTCTGCCTTTTTTCATGGTCGGTGCTTTTGCTTTTTCAGCCCAGAACATTGTTTCAAGGGGATACTATGCCATTCAAAACACCCTTTTTCCGGCTATTTTCACAACTCTTTGTGTTTTATTCAGCCTGCCTGTTATTTTCCTGTTCATGAAAATAATGGGAGCCCAGGGAGTGGCCTTAGGGTTATCACTGTCGGTGATCATCCAGGCATTTATCCTGTTTGAATGCTGGAACAAAAAAAGTTTAAATTCTGAAAAAAAAGAGGTTTATCAGTTCTTTTTAAAAATGATCCCCATCAGCCTGATGATGGGGATCATACTTTTTATAACCGCTTCCGGCCTGCGACTATTCATTGATCCTGCAACTCTTTTGGGGTCTTTGGCCATTGCAGGTCTGATCGGAATTGAATTTTTATTTCTATTTTTCTTAACCGGGTCTGTTTTAAACATACCGGAAATTCTTATTTTCTATGAAAACATTTACAAAAGGATTTTCCCATGGCTAAAAAAACGATTGAAAAAACAAATGAAAAAATCACAATAG
- a CDS encoding SIR2 family NAD-dependent protein deacylase, whose amino-acid sequence MAKKTIEKTNEKITIAADKIKASNNLVIFTGAGISTESGIPDYRSQGGIWDKFQPVYFDEFMSSKKARIKYWEQRLDMEKSLSVSKPNKGHKSIAKLHEMGKLKALITQNIDGLHEASGIPAKKIIELHGNTRRVRCMSCSKLISWEETQKMIDAGEKAPECSCGGYFKPDTVSFGQAMPVEETRRAVELSTNSDVFIVVGSTLLVQPAALMPEYAKTAGAFLVIINLSETPYDTKCDVLIRGKAGDVLKNIVNQVISD is encoded by the coding sequence ATGGCTAAAAAAACGATTGAAAAAACAAATGAAAAAATCACAATAGCAGCCGATAAAATCAAAGCATCAAATAATTTGGTTATCTTTACCGGCGCCGGTATCTCAACAGAAAGCGGAATACCCGATTACAGAAGCCAGGGGGGCATTTGGGACAAATTCCAGCCAGTGTACTTTGATGAATTCATGTCGTCCAAAAAAGCTCGGATCAAGTATTGGGAACAGCGGCTTGACATGGAAAAAAGCCTGTCTGTATCCAAACCCAACAAGGGCCATAAAAGCATTGCAAAACTTCATGAAATGGGCAAATTAAAGGCTTTGATCACACAGAATATTGACGGACTTCATGAAGCATCCGGCATTCCGGCAAAAAAAATCATTGAACTGCACGGCAACACCCGGCGCGTAAGGTGCATGAGTTGCAGCAAACTGATCTCCTGGGAGGAAACACAAAAGATGATTGATGCAGGCGAAAAGGCGCCTGAATGTTCCTGCGGCGGATATTTTAAGCCGGACACGGTTTCGTTCGGCCAGGCCATGCCGGTCGAGGAGACCAGGAGAGCTGTCGAGTTGTCAACCAACAGTGATGTCTTTATTGTCGTGGGTTCCACACTTCTGGTTCAACCGGCAGCCTTGATGCCGGAATATGCTAAAACTGCCGGTGCTTTTCTTGTTATCATCAATCTTTCTGAAACTCCTTATGATACAAAATGTGATGTACTGATCAGGGGAAAGGCAGGAGATGTCCTGAAAAATATTGTTAATCAGGTTATCTCTGACTGA
- a CDS encoding class I SAM-dependent methyltransferase produces the protein MDHIELKELYKNTFNAVSDGYGHSAMRFFSETPNQVSSFLNLRGDEHVIDVATGTGYVALAIAKYLPDGQVTGIDFSEGMLTQAIKNKNELGIQNVTFVEMDMQAIDYKDNNFDIAVSAFSIFFVEDMEKQLIHIASKVKAGGTVLITTFFDNAFTPLFNLFINRLENYGIEVPSIAWKRVATKEQCTSLFKEAGLQNIQCKQKDFGYYLKDVSDWWYIIWNGGFRGLVNQLSKNDFIKFKKEHLAEIKEFASDKGIWLEMGVLYTLGEKKYNNTN, from the coding sequence ATGGATCATATTGAATTAAAAGAATTATATAAGAATACATTTAATGCTGTTTCTGATGGATATGGACATTCAGCAATGCGTTTTTTTTCTGAGACCCCTAATCAAGTCTCCTCATTTTTAAATTTGAGGGGAGATGAGCATGTAATTGATGTGGCCACAGGAACTGGATATGTGGCACTTGCTATTGCTAAATATTTGCCGGATGGACAGGTGACGGGTATAGATTTTTCAGAAGGTATGCTCACCCAGGCCATTAAAAACAAAAATGAGCTGGGAATACAAAATGTTACATTTGTTGAAATGGACATGCAGGCTATTGATTACAAAGATAATAATTTTGATATCGCAGTAAGCGCTTTTAGTATTTTTTTCGTCGAGGATATGGAAAAACAACTAATCCATATAGCCAGTAAAGTCAAAGCCGGAGGCACAGTCCTTATAACAACATTCTTCGACAATGCCTTTACTCCTCTTTTCAATCTATTTATCAACCGCCTTGAAAATTATGGAATTGAAGTGCCAAGCATTGCTTGGAAACGAGTTGCAACAAAAGAACAATGCACCTCTCTTTTTAAAGAAGCCGGATTGCAGAATATACAATGTAAGCAGAAAGATTTTGGTTACTATCTAAAAGATGTCTCGGACTGGTGGTACATAATATGGAACGGAGGTTTTCGTGGATTGGTAAATCAACTTTCCAAAAATGATTTTATAAAATTCAAAAAAGAACATTTAGCTGAAATAAAAGAATTTGCATCTGACAAAGGCATCTGGCTTGAAATGGGTGTTTTATATACTTTAGGCGAAAAAAAGTATAACAACACAAATTAA
- a CDS encoding DUF3795 domain-containing protein, producing the protein MGFNYRLHFYLALENKEARAVVEKMSEEYNVPVEIMLCKGCRNHDGKIPLQKYIFGDSHSCAAYECSKNKGLDFCGDCNEFPCDNLHPYADRATELPHNMKVFNLCLINKMGLENWAKSKASEVRETYFTKPWTLSDK; encoded by the coding sequence ATGGGGTTTAATTACCGCTTACATTTCTATTTGGCCCTTGAAAACAAGGAAGCAAGAGCTGTAGTTGAAAAAATGTCCGAAGAATATAATGTACCTGTTGAAATAATGCTGTGCAAAGGATGCCGAAATCACGATGGCAAGATACCATTACAAAAATATATCTTTGGTGATTCGCATAGTTGTGCTGCATATGAATGCTCTAAAAACAAGGGCCTTGATTTTTGTGGAGATTGTAACGAATTTCCATGTGACAACTTACACCCTTATGCTGACAGGGCTACTGAGCTGCCGCATAATATGAAAGTCTTCAATTTATGTTTAATAAATAAGATGGGGCTGGAAAACTGGGCAAAGTCAAAGGCATCTGAAGTTCGCGAAACCTACTTTACAAAACCATGGACACTATCTGACAAATAA
- the tnpA gene encoding IS66 family insertion sequence element accessory protein TnpA, with protein MSKSWKKINEEKAIFWKTHIDQWTESRLSQIEYCRQNGLRPNRFTYWKIKFGKPNQPTGLVQVPVPTHFCQAGLKLNIGRELQVEIPDGFKKETLEQVLSVLKAVQ; from the coding sequence TTGAGCAAATCGTGGAAGAAAATAAACGAAGAAAAGGCAATATTCTGGAAAACACATATCGATCAATGGACTGAATCCCGCCTGTCCCAAATAGAGTACTGCCGCCAGAATGGCCTGAGGCCGAACAGGTTCACCTATTGGAAGATTAAATTCGGTAAACCAAATCAGCCCACAGGACTGGTTCAGGTTCCTGTGCCGACTCACTTTTGTCAAGCAGGGCTAAAACTGAATATAGGCCGGGAACTGCAAGTGGAAATCCCCGACGGTTTTAAGAAAGAAACCCTTGAGCAGGTGCTTTCTGTATTGAAGGCTGTCCAATGA
- the tnpB gene encoding IS66 family insertion sequence element accessory protein TnpB (TnpB, as the term is used for proteins encoded by IS66 family insertion elements, is considered an accessory protein, since TnpC, encoded by a neighboring gene, is a DDE family transposase.) — MMNFPSDTKVYLFLGATDMRKAINGLSVIVSEQMQLDIFSSNLFVFCNRTQTILKILYWDKNGFCMWQKRLEKDRFKWPKTSDDVMNITSRELSWLVDGLNINQAHKPLKYSMIY; from the coding sequence ATGATGAATTTTCCGTCAGACACCAAGGTCTATCTATTCTTAGGCGCAACGGATATGCGCAAAGCTATTAACGGATTGTCCGTCATTGTCAGTGAACAGATGCAACTTGACATATTTTCCTCCAACTTGTTTGTATTCTGCAACCGGACGCAGACCATTTTAAAAATTTTATACTGGGATAAAAATGGCTTCTGTATGTGGCAGAAACGTCTTGAAAAAGACCGTTTCAAGTGGCCGAAAACATCTGACGATGTCATGAATATTACCAGTCGAGAGTTGTCCTGGTTAGTTGACGGCCTGAATATAAATCAGGCACATAAACCCTTGAAATATTCCATGATTTATTGA
- the tnpC gene encoding IS66 family transposase — translation MTKGKVKGNRDLDEVKKIACDLIDENQILKEQVKSLQNMIFGRKSEKTPKDDGQMSLFDMPEPELPILEKEEEDVTIGEHTRKKRGRKPLPADLPRIDVIHELSEDERQCNCGCLKERIGQEESEQLDYIPAKVRVLRNIRYKYACKNCEGVEDDGPTVSIARMPEQIIPKSIANPGLLAHILTAKFADALPFYRQEKQFTRIGIELGRSTMCTWAMKVADACDILIDMMQKDILASPMIGADETPLLVLKGPRKSKSYMWIFRGGPPDMPIIQFQYHPTRSGDVAASFLNGYKGIVQTDGYKGYDFLDKITDIIHVACWTHARRGFKNVTKAAGNKKSSSGNAGTALKYISLLYKIEKEARVQELTPDQLYARRQKEAVPILEEFKKWLDARVEKVPPKSLLGKAIHYTLNQWHRLIQYTTDGIIRPDNNLVENAIRPFVVGRKNWLFSDTVKGARASALIYSLIETAKSNGLEPYWYLKYLFEHLPEAMTEDDFKALLPYNVDKKQLA, via the coding sequence ATGACTAAAGGCAAGGTAAAAGGTAATCGGGATCTGGATGAAGTGAAGAAAATTGCTTGTGATTTGATTGATGAGAATCAAATCCTTAAAGAGCAGGTTAAATCACTTCAGAATATGATCTTTGGTCGCAAATCAGAGAAAACGCCTAAAGATGACGGGCAAATGTCTCTGTTCGATATGCCTGAACCCGAACTTCCTATCCTGGAAAAAGAGGAGGAAGACGTAACGATTGGTGAACATACCCGTAAAAAACGTGGCCGCAAGCCTTTACCCGCCGATCTTCCCCGTATAGATGTTATACATGAACTCAGCGAGGATGAAAGACAGTGCAACTGCGGTTGCCTTAAGGAACGCATCGGCCAGGAAGAGTCAGAACAACTGGACTATATCCCTGCCAAAGTAAGGGTACTTCGAAACATCCGGTATAAATACGCCTGCAAAAATTGTGAAGGTGTGGAAGACGACGGCCCCACCGTGTCAATTGCCAGGATGCCTGAACAGATTATCCCCAAAAGCATTGCTAACCCGGGCCTTCTGGCACATATTCTGACCGCAAAATTTGCAGATGCCCTGCCGTTTTACCGTCAGGAAAAGCAATTTACCAGGATCGGTATTGAACTTGGCCGGTCGACCATGTGTACATGGGCCATGAAAGTCGCTGACGCCTGTGATATTCTAATCGACATGATGCAAAAGGACATACTGGCAAGCCCGATGATTGGTGCTGATGAAACACCTCTTCTGGTCTTAAAGGGCCCCCGGAAATCAAAATCATATATGTGGATTTTTAGAGGTGGTCCGCCTGATATGCCAATTATTCAATTCCAATATCATCCGACACGATCCGGAGATGTTGCCGCATCATTTTTGAATGGATACAAAGGCATTGTTCAGACGGATGGCTATAAAGGATATGATTTTCTGGACAAAATAACGGATATCATTCATGTGGCATGCTGGACTCACGCCCGCAGGGGATTTAAAAATGTAACAAAAGCTGCAGGGAATAAAAAGAGTTCATCGGGCAATGCCGGCACCGCTTTAAAGTATATCAGTCTGCTTTATAAAATTGAAAAAGAAGCCCGGGTGCAGGAATTAACGCCTGACCAATTATATGCTCGGAGGCAAAAAGAAGCGGTTCCAATTTTAGAAGAGTTCAAGAAATGGCTTGATGCAAGAGTGGAAAAAGTTCCTCCCAAAAGTCTGCTTGGCAAGGCGATCCATTATACTCTCAACCAATGGCACAGGCTCATCCAATACACGACCGACGGAATCATCAGGCCTGATAACAATCTGGTTGAAAATGCCATCCGACCTTTTGTGGTCGGACGAAAGAATTGGCTTTTCTCGGACACCGTTAAGGGTGCCCGGGCCAGTGCACTGATTTACAGCTTGATTGAAACAGCCAAATCAAATGGGCTGGAGCCATATTGGTATCTCAAATATCTGTTTGAACACTTGCCTGAGGCTATGACGGAAGATGATTTTAAGGCGTTGCTTCCATACAATGTCGATAAAAAACAGTTGGCTTGA